TCTGTGGGGGCTATAACTAAAATTCCTATCTGGAATAATTGTTTTTCACCAAATCATAGACAGATGCACAGAAAAGAATTTATTTCAGAAACCAAGACCTGTGTTCAAAATGGTTACGTCATCCTCTTCATTGTTTGAGAATATGAATGAATGTTGCTATTCCAACACTGACCTAAAACTGCAGAGTGTAACAGTTCACTCTGTTATTCTGTTGTGGTATATAACGCCTTCACACATATAAAACAGCAAAAGGACAAATCCAGAATACACACTAGCTCTgacttgctctgtgtgtgtgcgtatgttcaGGTCATACAGGTTCAGACATCAAACATCTGATTGATGAATTCATGGTGATTAAAACAGCAGTGTGCATATGCTGTGCAGTGATTGGCTTTACCTCCTAAGGCGTGTTCAGTCATACTGAGGCACAGTGACTCCAGCGTGGGGTTGATCTCCAGGTCAGTCCCTGGAACCGGGCATTCTGAGGGAGGGGAAAGGGAACAAATGAgccatatgtatgtatgtatgtatgtgagagagagagagagtttacaTACACCTTGTAAGATGAAacgtaaagtgtgtgtgtgtgtgtacctggttgctGAAACAGGAGCATggtttgtggagatgtgtgtacagggagggagtgtgttctctgtacagAGCTCCGGCTCTGACTTGGCATGCTGTTACTCCCCCCAGGATTCCCAAACCACAggttctaaaacacacaccacattgtCAAATCGATACAGTCCTGCCCAGTATCAcaatcctctcacacacacacggacagaaacacaaacacacacctgtctgcCCTGTACGCTGACGGCTGGCTGGTTAGCAAGTGTGTGTcgtggagagtgtgtgatgatcccCATGCGACTGGGAAGTGGCGCTCCACGAGGGGGCAGGGGGAACTGTCTCTGTCCTCGGCGAGACACACCTCCACCCACAGAGCCTGCTGTAGGCAAAGAGTTCGAACCATAcgcccacctacacacacacacggttttgTTTCAGATTCTCTGTATCCTTTTCATTGTTCACTTAGCAGATATTTTGATGCAATGTGACTCAGTTAAGCAGGACCCAAACCTCAAGGAAACACCTTGAACTGTTTTCTCAATTTCTCCTGAGGTGATTTTGAATAAGAGCATCTGCTGAATTTAACGCACTGAAGCAGAACATGCACACCAGGCTAAGAAGGAAGGGAGCGAGTGAATGAGACAGACCCTTTCTGTCGGTACACAGGCATGTCCAGCATGGCTTTCCGTGGGAAAAGGCGAAGCAGCTTCAGCACCTGCTGCTTCCAAGACGCCAAGCGCTTCTTCTGCGTCTCCGTGAACGCCTAAAGACCAGACACATGATGAGAAATATGAGGGCATGTCTAAAGCCCAATGTCATGAACCTCCACCTGAATTAACAACAAATATGAATagtataaaaatgaaacaaaatgcgaaaaataaataattaaaaatgaaatttatttaaaaaaaaaaaaaaaaagaaagaaagaaagaaaacacactgtAGCTGCTTGACAGCTGGAAGGAGCAAGATGCATCAAATTTAGGAAAAAAGTTTTCAGAAAAAGCTCTAGTTATGCATTTTAGGTCTAAAAATCGCAAACAATTTCCATATTTCAGTTCATGTTTTCTGCACAGACACACCTCATGGGTTGAACACTTCTCAATGAGCTGCAGGTAGCAGCTGATGTTCTCCTCATCTGGCCGTGACACCAACAGTTGcgtacacactgaaacacacacaccacatttacCACTGCTATACatgtacagctgtgtgtctTTGTAGCAAATATTTTTACTACAACTAAAAGCTACTTTGAGGTGTCACCTTTCCCCATCACCCGCGTAAACTGCCCAGGAATGTCTCCTTCTGAAATGGGCGTGGACGAAGGCTCCCCATCGCAGGGTGGAGGGTTGTGGCTCTGAAAGCCCTCTACAGCTGCATCCTTCTCCTCCACAGGATTGGCTGCCTTTTCGGTAGGTGTGGCTCCAGGCTCCACCTCTCTCTGGGTAGCAGTGGGCGGGGTGTAGGCTTTGATGGGTGTGATGATGATCTGCTGAAGTTCCTGCAGGGCGTTCCGGACGTTCCCGCCTTCGAGGATATCCTATGGAAGGTTGTGATATAAAAAGTTTGCCCAatcacatacaaaaaaaaaagctcgaTTAATATTCTTGACATTTTGCATGACTCACTTTTTCAAGAGACTTGAGGACGCTCTGTCGCTCTCGTAGCTTCTGAATGCTCAGTGCTATCTTGTGCCGAGCTCCTTTTGTCACATTCtgcaaaataagaaatataaattaaatgaaaaggagcaaatagaaatatttaaaatgcttGAAACATGCACAAAAAATACATTCAAGACCACGCCTTCTTCACCAAGACTAAGGCTATGTCTGCCTAATTTAAAAGGACAGGTCATGCCTCCTTTagagaaaaaatgaaagacagaaagaaccATGCAGTTGTTCTCAAAGAATACTagaagatgaataaaacactgacCTGTGACTCCAGATGCTGTTCGGTAAGAACCATCATCTCCTCATAACTCATCTGGGAGAAAAGGGATGCGTACTTGTGCAGACGGAGACTCTTTAGCCATGTTGGCACATCTAGGATACACATGCAAGCACAAGTTAGATTTCATATTGCATAACACAAACTGCAGCACCAAAATAATTAGTTTCATTAATAAGTTTCACCCTTCATGCCGCTGCCATCCTCCTGGAACGTGTTCCGCGTGTTGCTTTGATCCTCTGTTTGCTCGCTGCCTGATGAAGCTACACTGCCCTGTGGAGACAGTGGTGCATGCTCCGCCCCAGTGGCGCCCTGGCGCCCACCCACTTCGTCCTGGCCCAACCAATCAGCGCTGCAGCCCGGTTGGTTGGCAGGAACAAGAGACATCGAGCGTGTCACTGAGCTCTGCTGTACCTGACCAGAAAGGcctaagaaataaaaacaattaccACACTTAACATGTGTAAACCTCCCAAACTACTTGTCCACACTGACTGTGTGTCCCAAAGCACTGATCCACactatatttatacactttCCAAACTAACATTTCAGCATGCACCGCTGACCTGTGCTGTTGCTGTTCATGGGGGAGGGCACTCCACCAACACTGGGAAATGCCATGTGCCCGTTCTGGCCGGCAGGCGAGCTACATGTGGACGGTGGTTTATCGTGCCAGGCATGTGCCACCTCCAGGGAGTCGGTTGGGCCTGTCCATTCGTCTGAGCCCTGTCGGgcgtgatggtggtggtggtatggtCCAGGAGGCGGTCGAGCCGACAGGTGTTCCTCAAGGTGGTTGAGCCACAGCGCAAGGTTGGTGCGATCATCTAGCGTGGTGGCTGGGTGGATGAGGGCGTAGGAGAGCAGTTGGCGGCTCTCCTCCACAAAAAGGCTGCTCTCGATGGTGTGGCTCAGCACCTGCTGTAGCAGCTTCATGTACTCACACTTGGCCTCGCTGTTACGTGGCTGAAGCAGGGGGAGATGCGAGAGCAGCAGCGACACCACCTTCTCTTTAGGCTCCTGCTGCCACTGGTTCACTATGGCTGGAGAGCGAAAAAGCTATGAAGAGTTATTCTATGAAGGTGCTTTGCCTAACTAGTTAAGGTCCGTTTCTAAAAATGATTTACGAACAGTTACTGAGATGGGATTACACACATCTCACTAGGGGAACATCTTAAGAACTTACTAGACAACTCCAACTTTTGAGCCATATTAAGTCTGCTGTTTAGAGTCACTTTcacatacacaagctcacaGACACCCATGATGGGTACTGATGCGTTTTGATTGAcgggtgagaaaaaaaaaaagtccctcCCACCCAGAGTGTAAGGCCAAATTTACTCTCTTGGACTCCCATACATGGAGGCCTGTGGCATTGTTGGGGTTCAAACTCTTGATCTTTGGACAATTTGGCCAACCTTTTGAGCAACTAACCTCCcctctacatttttaaaatacatttaggAACTCTGAAAGAATTTGATATTTTTGGAATGACCTAAATCCTGAATAACATACCTGCATTGTTGGCCTCAGCCTCCAGTAAGTGTATCTCAGTGCAGTCGGCCAGCCAGTGCTCCAGACAGATGTGGAGGAATCGTGCTTGGGTCCTCGAAACCCTCTTGAGCAACGACAACAGCGCCACCGTCTGCTCGCATTCGTTCCAGCTCTTAAACCAGTCTGTCAAAATCCCCACCTGGTCCCGGAACATCATGGCGAACCCTATCGGTGTCCTCTCGGGGTGAGGGGTTAAGGAAAAGGGCTCAGGCCTTTAGTGTAAGATTGGGTGTTACAAATAGTCTTACAGTCCACTCAGGAGCTGCATAAGAAAAGCTTCACATGCTTCTGGCCCAAGTGAAGGGCCAGTGGCGCATGGAAGGGGCAGTGAGAGATCAGCAGTCAcagggaaagagggagaatCCTGGAATGACTCCACAGTGAGAAGCAGCAAGAAGCTATTGAAAATCAGAACAAACAGAGAACCAGCTAGTAAGTGTATTGTTCAAATATGCTGCATAATTCAACTTCAATATCTTTGCACATGTACATCACATGACTAAACACTAATGTTGGAGCCTAAACAAAATTCTACTCCTCACCTGATTTGGAATTCATGgaaagcttttattttgttcCCACTGTTTTTGAAACCCCTACACCACCTAAAGATGGCAGACCAATAGATTTATAAAGAACGGAGGATCTACAAACCAAGTAGTCATTAGCATATTGGGGAGCACTCTATGTTTTGTTGCTCTAcatattgacattttttaagGTGGTGACAGAAAACCAGACTTCATTGAGACAGTAACTGGAGCTCAGGGTTAAAACCCAAGATTATAGAGCTACTTTTCAGCACCAGGAGAATTTGCTGGGGGTCTGATGGAGCATCAATACCAAAGAACCTTCAGGATTTGTTCTTTTCTCAGTACCGAACTACACTGAGAAGCGATGGGCAGCACTGCAATGATATTTCCATACTGTTCATTATGATCATCAGCAtccctcttcttacagacctcAGGTTACAAATGTACTTAAAGATAATCGGCTTCACTGAGCAAACAGAGAGCCTAAGTGCAGACTACAGCAACTCTCGATTCAGGATTAGCACAACACACTCGGTAACCCATGACTGACTAACGACTGAAAATGATTACAAATTTCCTGTAATGTCGGCgtttcatcaccatcatcatcttgcGCAAATGCTGATGTAAGAAAATTCCCTCGTTTATTCCCTACAGGGCCGCTTCGATCCTTGTCGTGTTCCTCTTTCCACTTCCTAAGAGGAGCGCTAGATCACAGAGATACAAAATATTAATGCAAACATCACATGATAAGAGGCTTCCGCCAGCTCGCTACACACTTCACTCAAATTAACCCTTCGAATCACAGTACACCATGCACGCCATTTATCGTTTCTACACCCGTGGTTTTTAAAACCAGCTGACTCACTAAAGTGCTTGCTGATAAATGTGATAAacaactctgtgttgtttcattTTGCTCTAAAtactgctttaaataaaaagggCCTATTTGCCATAAGTTCAAAACAGGGCAATAAAACTGGTTTTGCCAGATGACATGCATTTAAAACCCAGAttaaaaaaagggagaaaaataaTCAAGCACGAGGACAATTGAACCATGGATTACTTACACTCTGGTTAAAAGGACACaaatgcctgtgtgtgtttcttttcttcacattttagaAAAAGCATTGAGTTTCCTTTTCAGAGCAGAAAACTTGTGAAAAACTCAGACAGGCCGAGAACACACCATGCATTATCTGAAtgtaaacatttgtgaaaacctGCATTACTTTTCATGTGT
The window above is part of the Hemibagrus wyckioides isolate EC202008001 linkage group LG17, SWU_Hwy_1.0, whole genome shotgun sequence genome. Proteins encoded here:
- the LOC131367979 gene encoding protein Smaug homolog 2; this translates as MMFRDQVGILTDWFKSWNECEQTVALLSLLKRVSRTQARFLHICLEHWLADCTEIHLLEAEANNAAIVNQWQQEPKEKVVSLLLSHLPLLQPRNSEAKCEYMKLLQQVLSHTIESSLFVEESRQLLSYALIHPATTLDDRTNLALWLNHLEEHLSARPPPGPYHHHHHARQGSDEWTGPTDSLEVAHAWHDKPPSTCSSPAGQNGHMAFPSVGGVPSPMNSNSTGLSGQVQQSSVTRSMSLVPANQPGCSADWLGQDEVGGRQGATGAEHAPLSPQGSVASSGSEQTEDQSNTRNTFQEDGSGMKDVPTWLKSLRLHKYASLFSQMSYEEMMVLTEQHLESQNVTKGARHKIALSIQKLRERQSVLKSLEKDILEGGNVRNALQELQQIIITPIKAYTPPTATQREVEPGATPTEKAANPVEEKDAAVEGFQSHNPPPCDGEPSSTPISEGDIPGQFTRVMGKVCTQLLVSRPDEENISCYLQLIEKCSTHEAFTETQKKRLASWKQQVLKLLRLFPRKAMLDMPVYRQKGWAYGSNSLPTAGSVGGGVSRRGQRQFPLPPRGAPLPSRMGIITHSPRHTLANQPAVSVQGRQNLWFGNPGGSNSMPSQSRSSVQRTHSLPVHTSPQTMLLFQQPECPVPGTDLEINPTLESLCLSMTEHALGDGMDRTSTI